In Egicoccus sp. AB-alg6-2, a genomic segment contains:
- a CDS encoding NUDIX domain-containing protein yields the protein MARSGHVAEIRALVGTHRLLLPSVGTAVFDRDRLLLVRHADGSHDWGLPGGAIEPGEHPADAAVREVHEETGLLVEVTAIAGVLGGPEAEIRYDNGDRTCYVTTVFTARLRSTAAIDLDRGELAEAGWFDAEALADVELPGHARAAVAAAVDVHHGGPPAFRRPTWQPG from the coding sequence ATGGCGCGCTCTGGACACGTCGCCGAGATCCGGGCGCTGGTGGGCACCCACCGCTTGCTGCTGCCCTCGGTCGGAACGGCCGTCTTCGACCGCGACCGGCTGCTGCTGGTGCGCCACGCCGACGGCAGCCACGACTGGGGGCTGCCGGGTGGCGCGATCGAACCGGGCGAGCACCCGGCCGACGCCGCGGTCCGCGAGGTCCACGAGGAGACGGGGCTGCTCGTCGAGGTGACCGCGATCGCCGGGGTGCTCGGGGGTCCGGAGGCCGAGATCCGCTACGACAACGGCGACCGCACCTGTTACGTGACCACCGTGTTCACCGCGCGCCTGCGCTCCACCGCCGCCATCGACCTCGACCGTGGCGAGCTGGCCGAGGCCGGCTGGTTCGACGCCGAGGCACTCGCCGACGTCGAGCTCCCGGGGCATGCGCGCGCGGCCGTCGCGGCCGCCGTCGACGTCCACCATGGTGGGCCGCCCGCCTTCCGGCGCCCGACCTGGCAGCCGGGATAG
- a CDS encoding phosphoribosyl-ATP diphosphatase, with translation MKTFDELFDELSDRAARRPPGSGTVAALDAGVHAIGKKIVEEAAEVWMAAEHESAERTAEEASQLLYHLQVLLLARGLTLQDVYRHL, from the coding sequence GTGAAGACCTTCGACGAACTCTTCGACGAGCTGTCCGACCGGGCCGCGCGCCGGCCGCCGGGCTCGGGCACGGTCGCGGCGCTCGACGCCGGCGTCCACGCGATCGGCAAGAAGATCGTCGAGGAGGCCGCCGAGGTCTGGATGGCTGCCGAGCACGAGAGCGCCGAGCGCACCGCCGAGGAGGCGTCGCAGCTGCTCTACCACCTGCAGGTGCTGCTCCTCGCCCGCGGCCTGACGCTGCAGGACGTCTACCGCCACCTGTGA
- a CDS encoding TrmH family RNA methyltransferase has product MEPITSVRNARVRELAALARRRERRSTGRHLVEGPNAVTEALDAGVVEEVFGTDEALARITVPVGIRVQPVAEHVLERLADATTPQGVVAVAVSRTASLSEVVGRGLLVVLHEVADPGNAGTIIRTADAAGATGVVLTAGSVDPFAPKTVRAAVGSTYHLPLVVDVTLAEVAAACGGVGQPLLGLDAAGSREVFDLERMSSPLALVLGNEAHGLEPDGAALLDDVVAIPRWGRAESLNVAAAAAVAVYAAARATHHVPAMPGRPPVG; this is encoded by the coding sequence ATGGAACCCATCACGTCGGTCCGCAACGCACGCGTGCGGGAGCTCGCCGCGCTCGCCCGGCGACGCGAACGCAGGTCCACGGGCCGCCACCTCGTCGAGGGGCCCAACGCCGTGACCGAGGCGCTGGACGCCGGCGTGGTCGAGGAGGTCTTCGGCACCGACGAGGCGCTGGCCCGCATCACGGTCCCCGTCGGGATCCGTGTCCAACCCGTGGCCGAGCACGTCCTCGAGCGCCTGGCCGACGCCACCACGCCACAGGGCGTGGTCGCGGTCGCGGTCAGTCGGACGGCGTCGCTGTCGGAGGTGGTCGGTCGTGGCCTGCTCGTGGTCCTGCACGAGGTGGCGGACCCGGGCAACGCGGGGACGATCATCCGCACGGCCGATGCCGCCGGCGCCACCGGCGTCGTCCTGACCGCGGGCAGCGTGGATCCCTTCGCGCCGAAGACGGTGCGGGCAGCGGTGGGGTCGACCTATCACCTGCCGCTGGTGGTCGACGTGACCCTCGCCGAGGTGGCTGCCGCCTGCGGCGGGGTCGGGCAGCCGCTGCTCGGCCTGGACGCCGCGGGCTCACGGGAGGTCTTCGACCTCGAACGCATGTCGTCGCCGCTGGCGCTGGTGCTCGGCAACGAGGCGCACGGCCTCGAGCCGGACGGAGCGGCGCTTCTCGACGACGTCGTCGCCATCCCGCGGTGGGGCCGCGCCGAATCCCTCAACGTCGCCGCCGCGGCGGCCGTGGCGGTCTACGCGGCCGCCCGGGCCACCCACCACGTCCCTGCCATGCCGGGTCGCCCGCCGGTAGGGTGA
- the infC gene encoding translation initiation factor IF-3 has product MARAPSRGGSSINDQQQRLNADIKVPRVRLVDADGTQVGIVPLAQALRRAREQELDLVEVAPQADPPVCRIMDHGKNKYEQEQKEKEARKRQNQISVKEIKMRPKISDNDYGTKSGHVRRFLNDGSKVRASIMFRGREMSHTELGLRLLDRLAEDMKELATVEASPKVDGRNMVMVLAPVKPKQPKAEKPAHVAGEPPVEADNSKAPAGSDSEPEATATPEATAEPDPQA; this is encoded by the coding sequence GTGGCGCGAGCGCCGTCTCGAGGAGGCAGCAGCATCAACGATCAGCAGCAGCGGCTGAACGCCGACATCAAGGTTCCGCGCGTCCGTCTCGTGGACGCCGACGGCACGCAGGTGGGCATCGTGCCCCTGGCCCAGGCCCTGCGCCGCGCCCGGGAGCAGGAACTCGACCTCGTCGAAGTGGCACCCCAGGCCGACCCGCCGGTGTGCCGCATCATGGACCACGGCAAGAACAAGTACGAGCAGGAACAGAAGGAGAAGGAGGCGCGCAAGCGGCAGAACCAGATCTCCGTCAAGGAGATCAAGATGCGCCCCAAGATCTCCGACAACGACTACGGGACCAAGTCCGGTCACGTGCGCCGGTTCCTCAACGACGGCTCCAAGGTCCGTGCGTCGATCATGTTCCGTGGCCGCGAGATGAGCCACACCGAGCTCGGTCTGCGTCTGCTGGACCGCCTCGCCGAGGACATGAAGGAGCTCGCCACGGTCGAAGCCAGCCCCAAGGTCGACGGCCGCAACATGGTCATGGTGCTCGCTCCGGTCAAGCCCAAGCAGCCCAAGGCCGAAAAGCCCGCCCACGTGGCCGGAGAACCGCCGGTCGAGGCCGACAACTCCAAGGCGCCGGCCGGGTCCGACTCCGAGCCCGAGGCCACCGCGACGCCGGAGGCGACGGCCGAGCCCGACCCACAGGCCTGA
- a CDS encoding ATP-binding protein produces the protein MRGYEAFDLLPEAVLVMDADGVVVAVNDRARVLLGGADPVGKPFADALELHDDAGVRFGIDGGPPRLGDRLSERVLHLRAAGRVRPVAVAGRWHDDVLVVTLRSAARREALDAVRGDVVATVSHEIRSPLTSIKGFTRTLLSRWDRFSDEQKRAMLETVDADADRVTRLLRELLDVSRIDAGRVQLQRQPVDVAVLAQRVVDKLALGDLAAERDLRLLVEAPPPRVLADPDKVEQVLVNLLENALAYAPDSEVRVRVVPIADGVQISVEDDGEGIAADDVRTVFRKFGRGRDNRRAGTGLGLYITRGLVEAHGGRVWLDTERHDGASFHVVLPASA, from the coding sequence ATGCGCGGGTACGAGGCGTTCGACCTCCTTCCGGAGGCGGTCCTCGTCATGGACGCGGACGGTGTGGTCGTCGCCGTCAACGACCGTGCGCGCGTGCTGCTCGGGGGGGCCGACCCGGTCGGGAAGCCCTTCGCCGACGCGCTCGAGCTGCATGACGACGCCGGGGTGCGCTTCGGCATCGACGGCGGGCCGCCGCGGCTGGGGGACCGGCTGAGCGAGCGGGTGCTCCACCTGCGCGCCGCAGGGCGGGTCCGGCCGGTGGCGGTCGCGGGCCGGTGGCACGACGACGTCCTGGTCGTGACGCTGCGGAGCGCGGCCCGTCGCGAGGCGCTCGACGCCGTCCGGGGCGACGTCGTGGCGACGGTCTCGCACGAGATCCGCTCCCCGCTGACCAGCATCAAGGGATTCACGCGCACCCTGCTGTCGCGCTGGGACCGGTTCTCCGACGAGCAGAAGCGCGCGATGCTCGAGACCGTCGACGCGGACGCCGACCGGGTGACCCGACTGCTGCGCGAACTGCTCGACGTCTCGCGCATCGACGCCGGGCGGGTGCAGTTGCAGCGGCAGCCGGTCGACGTCGCCGTGCTGGCACAGCGGGTCGTCGACAAGCTCGCGCTCGGCGACCTCGCGGCGGAACGCGACCTGCGCCTGCTGGTCGAAGCTCCGCCCCCGCGGGTGCTCGCCGACCCGGACAAGGTCGAGCAGGTCCTGGTCAACCTGCTCGAGAACGCGCTCGCGTATGCGCCCGACAGCGAGGTCCGGGTGCGGGTGGTCCCGATCGCCGACGGCGTGCAGATCAGCGTCGAGGACGACGGCGAAGGCATCGCCGCCGACGACGTGCGCACGGTGTTCCGCAAGTTCGGCCGCGGCCGCGACAACCGGCGGGCCGGCACCGGCCTCGGGCTCTACATCACCCGGGGGCTGGTCGAGGCGCACGGAGGGCGGGTCTGGCTCGACACCGAGCGGCACGACGGTGCCAGCTTCCACGTCGTCCTGCCCGCCAGCGCCTGA
- the ribH gene encoding 6,7-dimethyl-8-ribityllumazine synthase, whose translation MTSPNDLDVNVVAGNLDASGLRVGIVAARFNEAIVERLVDGAVAALVRHGASASDLTVAWVPGAFEVPVVLRRMAAEGGYDALVALGCVVRGSTPHFDYVAGGVATGVAAVAGEHGMPVAFGVLTTDTWEQAVERAGGKLGNKGAEAAISAVETAQVLRQL comes from the coding sequence GTGACCAGCCCCAACGATCTCGACGTCAACGTCGTCGCCGGCAACCTCGACGCGTCCGGCCTGCGGGTCGGCATCGTCGCCGCCCGCTTCAACGAGGCGATCGTGGAACGTCTCGTCGACGGCGCCGTCGCGGCGTTGGTCCGGCACGGTGCCTCGGCCTCCGATCTCACCGTGGCCTGGGTGCCCGGCGCCTTCGAGGTGCCGGTCGTGCTGCGCCGCATGGCCGCCGAGGGTGGCTACGACGCCCTGGTCGCGCTCGGCTGCGTGGTCCGCGGTTCGACCCCGCACTTCGACTACGTCGCCGGTGGCGTGGCGACCGGCGTCGCCGCCGTGGCCGGCGAACACGGCATGCCGGTCGCCTTCGGGGTGCTGACCACCGACACCTGGGAGCAGGCGGTGGAGCGCGCCGGCGGCAAGCTGGGCAACAAGGGCGCCGAAGCGGCGATCTCGGCCGTGGAGACGGCGCAGGTGCTGCGCCAGCTGTGA
- the hisG gene encoding ATP phosphoribosyltransferase produces the protein MLRVAVPNKGSLSEPAIEMLREAGYRQRSARHELVLVDADNDTEFFFLRPRDIATYVGAGQLDVGITGRDLLLDGHSDAEELLPLGFARSTFRYAAVPGTAEDVAGFAGKRIATSYPGIVRRDLERRGIEAEVIRLDGAVETAVRLGVADIVADVVETGATLRQAGLEVLGDPILQSEAVLVRDARNGEPSPQVEQLARRLNGVIIARQYVMIDYDVRVEAVDAACELTPGIESPTVSPLHDKGWVAVRAMVKRKDTNLIMDQLWDLGARGILVTDILACRL, from the coding sequence ATGCTGCGTGTTGCCGTTCCCAACAAGGGGTCGCTGTCCGAGCCGGCCATCGAGATGCTGCGCGAGGCCGGCTACCGCCAGCGTTCCGCCCGCCACGAACTCGTCCTGGTCGACGCCGACAACGACACCGAGTTCTTCTTCCTGCGTCCCCGCGACATCGCCACCTACGTCGGTGCGGGACAGCTCGACGTCGGTATCACCGGACGCGACCTGCTGCTCGACGGGCACAGCGACGCCGAGGAACTGCTGCCGCTGGGCTTCGCCCGCTCGACGTTCCGCTACGCCGCCGTTCCGGGGACGGCCGAGGACGTCGCCGGCTTCGCGGGCAAGCGGATCGCGACCAGCTACCCCGGCATCGTCCGCCGCGACCTCGAACGTCGGGGGATCGAGGCCGAGGTGATCCGGCTCGACGGCGCGGTCGAGACGGCGGTGCGGCTCGGCGTCGCCGACATCGTGGCCGACGTGGTCGAGACCGGCGCGACCCTGCGTCAGGCCGGCCTGGAGGTGCTCGGCGACCCGATCCTGCAGTCCGAGGCCGTGCTGGTGCGTGACGCACGGAACGGCGAACCGAGCCCGCAGGTCGAGCAGCTCGCGCGCCGGCTCAACGGCGTCATCATCGCGCGGCAGTACGTGATGATCGACTACGACGTGCGCGTCGAAGCGGTCGACGCGGCCTGTGAGCTGACGCCCGGCATCGAGTCGCCCACCGTGTCCCCGCTGCACGACAAGGGCTGGGTCGCCGTCCGCGCCATGGTCAAGCGGAAGGACACCAACCTGATCATGGACCAGCTGTGGGACCTCGGTGCGCGCGGCATCCTGGTCACCGACATCCTCGCCTGCCGCCTCTGA
- a CDS encoding riboflavin synthase — MFTGIVEEVGSVAAVERHAGHARLEIGCAEVVRDAAVGDSIAVDGCCLTVTSFLDVDGERRGFSADLMAETLRATALGDLEAGDGVNLERAMRADARFGGHLVQGHVDGVGEVVARDEQPGTVFVTVAASDGIARYLVPKGSITVAGVSLTVVDVAAGRFRVGLIPHTLEATTFGVRLRPGRRVNLEADVIAKYVERLLSGGTVSPYAVTAQETSHP, encoded by the coding sequence ATGTTCACCGGGATCGTCGAGGAGGTCGGCAGCGTCGCGGCCGTCGAGCGCCACGCCGGCCATGCCCGGCTCGAGATCGGCTGCGCCGAGGTCGTCCGCGACGCGGCGGTGGGCGACTCCATCGCCGTGGACGGTTGCTGCCTGACGGTGACGTCGTTCCTCGACGTCGACGGCGAGCGCCGCGGGTTCAGCGCCGACCTGATGGCCGAGACGCTGCGGGCCACCGCCCTCGGCGACCTCGAGGCGGGCGACGGTGTCAACCTCGAGCGTGCCATGCGGGCTGACGCCCGCTTCGGCGGGCACCTGGTGCAGGGGCACGTCGACGGCGTCGGCGAGGTCGTCGCCCGCGACGAACAGCCCGGAACCGTCTTCGTGACCGTCGCGGCATCCGACGGGATCGCCCGCTACCTGGTGCCCAAGGGGTCGATCACGGTGGCGGGCGTCAGCCTGACCGTCGTGGACGTCGCCGCTGGCCGCTTCCGGGTCGGGCTCATCCCGCACACCCTCGAGGCGACCACCTTCGGCGTTCGGCTGCGGCCCGGACGGCGCGTGAACCTCGAGGCCGACGTGATCGCCAAGTACGTCGAGCGCCTGCTCTCGGGCGGCACCGTCTCGCCCTACGCCGTCACCGCACAGGAGACCAGCCACCCATGA
- a CDS encoding UvrD-helicase domain-containing protein, translated as MTAPAPDSRRDPTGADVAPTEPEAGAKRAAIEAEQAHLDRVHDRVEHLRRRADERAAQAAADHSGSTFQARFERDVTAHHHASRAARYTFGDVESLAFGRLDLVDGDHLHVGRVSVVDDRGDVLLVDWRAPASAAFYQATPASPMDVVRRRTLVTRGRDLRDLDDELLDADAAERLGLGSVTGQGALLAALSRTRTAHMRDIVATIQADQDRIIRSPATGTLVVTGGPGTGKTVVALHRVAYLLYGDRDRFEGRGILVVGPSRAFTEYTARVLPSLGEDRAVQRSLDGFAPRGLRVTGWDEPDVAAVKGDLAMAELCRRAVAAAVPPLPPTTRVSFDGSTAQVDARSLAQIRRRLLGRTSADRAQSTYHARAGAADDALRAALWKAWRSARRASGGRPPEERSGTGFDQALDDSAQVTMLRRCFWPVLDATGVLEAVATGRVDLDRLADGLLDAGQRRLLRDAWAAADGWTVDDVALLDEVRAVLGTVPAPTSDRPRESDPGLRVTGDVPDAEVLYADVEDDDYRDFAHVVVDEAQDLTPMQWRMVARRGPYASWTVVGDLAQRSRVAEPRDWDAVARLIGRRQVAVQGLTVNYRTPVEIVEVARAVLAAAGYDPDAVPQAVRESGRRPVLYRTQDLPTTAVRAAVDAAERADGTVVLIAPPEMLADLEARVDRLVAGAEVRDRLRVHDARTVKGLEFDDVVVVAPDRIAAASAVGLHQLYVAVTRATRSLAVVADPDAHVPGEEHLTRA; from the coding sequence GTGACGGCCCCCGCTCCCGACTCCCGTCGCGACCCCACGGGCGCCGACGTCGCCCCGACCGAGCCCGAGGCCGGCGCGAAGCGTGCCGCCATCGAGGCCGAGCAGGCCCACCTCGACCGCGTCCACGACCGCGTCGAACACCTGCGCCGCCGGGCCGACGAGCGCGCGGCCCAGGCCGCGGCCGACCACAGCGGATCGACGTTCCAGGCCCGGTTCGAGCGCGACGTGACGGCGCACCACCACGCCTCGAGGGCGGCGCGCTACACGTTCGGCGACGTCGAGTCGCTCGCGTTCGGACGCCTCGACCTCGTCGACGGCGACCACCTGCACGTGGGCCGCGTCTCGGTCGTCGACGACCGGGGCGACGTCCTGCTGGTCGACTGGCGTGCCCCCGCCTCCGCGGCCTTCTACCAGGCCACTCCAGCCTCGCCCATGGACGTGGTGCGTCGCCGGACGCTGGTGACGCGGGGGCGCGACCTGCGCGACCTCGACGACGAACTGCTGGACGCCGACGCCGCCGAACGGCTCGGGCTCGGGTCGGTGACCGGGCAGGGTGCGCTGCTCGCGGCGCTCTCGCGGACCCGTACCGCCCACATGCGCGACATCGTGGCCACGATCCAGGCCGACCAGGACCGCATCATCCGCTCGCCCGCCACCGGGACGCTGGTGGTCACGGGCGGGCCAGGGACGGGCAAGACCGTGGTCGCCCTGCACCGGGTCGCCTACCTGCTCTACGGCGACCGCGACCGGTTCGAGGGCCGCGGCATCCTCGTCGTCGGTCCCTCGCGCGCCTTCACCGAGTACACGGCCCGCGTCCTGCCCTCGCTCGGGGAGGACCGGGCGGTGCAGCGTTCGCTCGACGGCTTCGCCCCGCGCGGGCTCCGGGTCACCGGCTGGGACGAGCCCGACGTGGCGGCGGTCAAGGGCGACCTGGCCATGGCCGAGTTGTGCCGCCGTGCCGTGGCGGCCGCCGTGCCGCCGCTGCCGCCGACGACGCGCGTCAGCTTCGACGGCAGTACGGCCCAGGTGGATGCGCGCAGCCTGGCGCAGATCCGGCGGCGGCTGCTGGGGCGTACGTCCGCCGACCGTGCGCAGAGCACCTACCACGCCCGGGCGGGCGCGGCGGACGACGCGCTGCGTGCCGCGCTGTGGAAGGCATGGCGCAGCGCCCGCCGTGCGTCCGGGGGGCGCCCCCCCGAGGAGCGTTCGGGCACCGGTTTCGACCAGGCCCTGGACGACTCGGCCCAGGTGACGATGCTGCGACGCTGCTTCTGGCCGGTGCTGGACGCGACCGGGGTGCTCGAGGCCGTCGCCACCGGGCGCGTCGACCTCGACCGGCTCGCCGACGGCCTGCTGGACGCCGGGCAGCGCCGGCTGCTGCGCGACGCCTGGGCCGCCGCCGACGGCTGGACCGTCGACGACGTCGCGCTCCTCGACGAGGTCCGCGCCGTGCTCGGCACCGTGCCGGCGCCGACGTCCGACCGGCCCCGCGAGTCCGATCCGGGGCTGCGGGTCACGGGCGACGTGCCCGACGCCGAGGTGCTCTATGCCGACGTCGAGGACGACGACTACCGCGACTTTGCTCACGTCGTCGTCGACGAGGCCCAGGACCTGACGCCGATGCAGTGGCGGATGGTGGCGCGCCGCGGCCCGTACGCCTCGTGGACCGTGGTCGGCGATCTCGCCCAGCGCAGCCGGGTCGCCGAACCGCGCGACTGGGACGCCGTGGCGCGGCTGATCGGCCGGCGGCAGGTCGCGGTCCAGGGGCTTACGGTCAACTACCGCACCCCGGTCGAGATCGTCGAGGTCGCGCGCGCCGTCCTCGCGGCCGCCGGCTACGACCCCGACGCGGTGCCCCAGGCGGTGCGCGAGAGCGGGCGTCGTCCCGTGCTGTACCGCACGCAGGACCTGCCGACCACGGCGGTGCGTGCTGCGGTCGACGCGGCCGAACGTGCGGACGGGACGGTCGTGCTGATCGCGCCACCCGAGATGCTGGCCGACCTCGAGGCACGGGTCGACCGCCTCGTCGCCGGCGCGGAGGTCAGGGATCGCCTGCGCGTGCACGACGCCCGAACCGTCAAGGGCCTCGAGTTCGACGACGTCGTCGTGGTCGCGCCCGACCGGATCGCCGCGGCGTCGGCGGTCGGCCTGCACCAGCTCTACGTCGCCGTGACCCGCGCGACGCGGTCGCTTGCGGTCGTCGCCGACCCGGACGCTCACGTACCCGGCGAGGAGCACCTCACGCGGGCATGA
- a CDS encoding bifunctional 3,4-dihydroxy-2-butanone-4-phosphate synthase/GTP cyclohydrolase II — MSNFASIEAAIEVIRAGGMVVVVDDEDRENEGDLVLAADAATDEQVAFLVNHTSGVICVPMLGEDLDRLRIPLMVVDNQDPKGTAYTVSVDAAEGTSTGISAADRARTIRVLADPDSSDGDVNRPGHVFPLRYHPGGVLRRPGHTEASVDLARLAGRRPAAVIAEVVNRDGTMARVPDLEVFAAEHDLLMVTIADLVAYRRAREDFIERVAVAKLPTPYGDWRMIGYRSGASATESMALIHGAPEGKPDVLVRMHSECLTGDVFRSLRCDCGPQLDLAMARIADEGEGVIVYLRGHEGRGIGLLHKLQAYELQDAGVDTVDANLQLGLPADARDYGVGALILADLGLSSLRLLTNNPAKRAALGGFGLTIAERVPVEVRPNDANEQYLQTKADRMGHEYTGQDVVVSTGVGDIAKQRPTAPAAVEKPSPRGVGMAPPPQDDLRKDSA, encoded by the coding sequence ATGAGCAACTTCGCTTCCATCGAAGCGGCCATCGAGGTCATCCGTGCCGGTGGCATGGTCGTGGTCGTCGACGACGAGGACCGCGAGAACGAGGGCGACCTCGTCCTGGCCGCCGACGCGGCGACCGACGAGCAGGTCGCCTTCCTCGTCAACCACACCAGCGGCGTGATCTGCGTGCCCATGCTCGGCGAGGACCTCGACCGCCTGCGGATCCCCCTGATGGTCGTGGACAACCAGGATCCGAAGGGGACCGCCTACACCGTGTCGGTCGACGCGGCGGAGGGGACCTCGACCGGCATCTCCGCGGCGGACCGTGCGCGCACCATCCGCGTGCTGGCCGACCCGGATTCCTCGGACGGCGACGTCAACCGCCCAGGACACGTGTTCCCGCTGCGCTACCACCCGGGCGGGGTCCTGCGCCGGCCGGGTCACACCGAGGCATCCGTCGACCTCGCCCGCCTGGCCGGCCGCCGGCCGGCGGCCGTCATCGCCGAGGTCGTCAACCGCGACGGCACCATGGCGCGCGTGCCGGACCTGGAGGTCTTCGCCGCCGAACACGACCTGCTCATGGTCACCATCGCCGACCTGGTCGCCTACCGCCGCGCCCGCGAGGACTTCATCGAGCGTGTCGCGGTCGCCAAGCTGCCGACCCCGTACGGCGACTGGCGCATGATCGGCTACCGGTCGGGGGCCTCGGCCACCGAGTCGATGGCGCTGATCCACGGTGCGCCGGAGGGCAAGCCCGACGTCCTGGTCCGCATGCACTCCGAGTGCCTCACCGGGGACGTGTTCCGGTCGCTGCGCTGCGACTGCGGACCGCAGCTGGACCTCGCCATGGCCCGCATCGCCGACGAGGGGGAGGGGGTCATCGTCTACCTTCGTGGCCACGAGGGGCGCGGCATCGGTCTGCTGCACAAGCTGCAGGCCTACGAGTTGCAGGACGCCGGGGTGGACACCGTGGACGCCAACCTGCAGCTCGGCCTGCCGGCGGACGCCCGCGACTACGGCGTCGGCGCCCTGATCCTCGCCGACCTCGGTCTGTCCAGCCTCCGCCTGCTCACCAACAACCCGGCCAAGCGCGCCGCCCTCGGCGGCTTCGGGCTCACCATCGCCGAACGCGTGCCCGTCGAGGTCCGCCCCAACGACGCGAACGAGCAGTACCTGCAGACCAAGGCCGACCGCATGGGTCACGAGTACACCGGCCAGGACGTCGTGGTGTCCACCGGCGTCGGCGACATCGCCAAGCAGCGTCCGACCGCCCCGGCAGCGGTCGAGAAGCCTTCCCCCCGCGGCGTCGGCATGGCCCCGCCGCCGCAGGACGACCTCCGAAAGGACTCCGCGTGA
- the rpmI gene encoding 50S ribosomal protein L35: MPKQKTHSGAKKRFRVTRNGKVMVAQKNRKHLLEKKDARRKRRLAGETEVTGKPAKNIKRLLNT; the protein is encoded by the coding sequence ATGCCGAAGCAGAAGACGCACAGCGGTGCGAAGAAGCGGTTCCGCGTGACCCGCAACGGCAAGGTCATGGTCGCGCAGAAGAACCGTAAGCACCTGCTCGAGAAGAAGGACGCCCGTCGCAAGCGGCGTCTCGCCGGCGAGACCGAGGTCACCGGCAAGCCGGCCAAGAACATCAAGCGCCTCCTCAACACCTAG
- the rplT gene encoding 50S ribosomal protein L20 — translation MARVKGGVHAKKSHKAVMDRAKGFRGARSRRFKVAKEAVYHADRYAYRDRRARKGDFRKLWIARINAAARQEGLSYSRLMHGLKLAGIELDRKNLADLAVHDQAAFGALVTAAKSALESEAA, via the coding sequence ATGGCACGCGTCAAGGGTGGCGTTCACGCCAAGAAGAGCCACAAGGCGGTCATGGACCGCGCCAAGGGATTCCGCGGTGCCCGCAGCCGCCGATTCAAGGTGGCCAAGGAAGCCGTCTACCACGCGGATCGTTATGCCTACCGCGACCGCCGTGCGCGCAAGGGCGACTTCCGCAAGCTGTGGATCGCCCGCATCAACGCCGCCGCCCGCCAGGAGGGCCTCAGCTACAGCCGGCTCATGCACGGCCTCAAGCTGGCCGGCATCGAACTCGACCGCAAGAACCTGGCCGACCTGGCCGTGCACGACCAGGCCGCGTTCGGGGCGCTGGTCACCGCCGCCAAGTCCGCGCTCGAGTCCGAAGCGGCCTGA
- the pheS gene encoding phenylalanine--tRNA ligase subunit alpha → MTELQTLQRDALAAIAAADSLDALDDARVRFTGKKSDLVGIQQQMRDLPPEGRKQLGQQLNAFREAFQSAFDDRHEALSAGALRERLDAERLDLSLPPRRLPPGRPHLLTQVENEIVDVFVGLGYRVAEGPEVEAGTFNFDLLNTPPDHPARQEQDTIYVAGAADVVLRTQTSAVQARTMTTQPPPVAVVCPGRVYRADSVDATHSPVFTQVEGLLVAEDVSMADLRGTLLAFSRALFGADREIRLRPSFFPFTEPSAEVDVACGFCGAADGRAGDPDCRVCSGTGWIEILGAGMVDPNVLSACGYDPSQVSGFAFGIGVERVAMLRHGVRDIRDFYDADARFLTHF, encoded by the coding sequence GTGACCGAACTGCAGACCCTGCAACGCGATGCGCTGGCCGCGATCGCGGCTGCCGACAGCCTCGACGCGCTCGACGACGCCCGCGTGCGGTTCACCGGCAAGAAGTCCGACCTCGTCGGCATCCAGCAGCAGATGCGCGACCTGCCGCCCGAGGGCCGCAAGCAGCTCGGCCAGCAACTCAACGCCTTTCGCGAAGCGTTCCAGTCCGCGTTCGACGACCGCCACGAGGCGCTGTCGGCAGGCGCGTTGCGCGAGCGACTCGACGCCGAACGTCTCGACCTCAGCCTGCCCCCGCGGCGTCTGCCGCCCGGCCGGCCGCACCTGCTGACCCAGGTCGAGAACGAGATCGTCGACGTCTTCGTCGGCCTGGGCTACCGGGTCGCCGAGGGCCCCGAGGTCGAGGCCGGCACCTTCAACTTCGACCTGCTCAACACCCCGCCCGACCACCCGGCGCGGCAGGAGCAGGACACGATCTACGTCGCCGGCGCCGCCGACGTCGTGCTGCGTACCCAGACCTCCGCCGTCCAGGCCCGCACCATGACCACCCAGCCGCCGCCGGTAGCGGTGGTGTGCCCGGGCCGGGTCTACCGGGCCGACAGCGTCGACGCGACGCACTCGCCGGTGTTCACCCAGGTCGAGGGGCTGCTCGTCGCCGAGGACGTCTCCATGGCCGACCTGCGCGGCACCCTGCTCGCGTTCTCCCGGGCGCTCTTCGGGGCGGACCGCGAGATCCGCCTGCGGCCGTCGTTCTTCCCGTTCACGGAACCGAGCGCCGAGGTGGACGTCGCCTGCGGGTTCTGCGGTGCCGCCGACGGGCGCGCCGGCGACCCCGACTGCCGCGTGTGTTCGGGAACCGGGTGGATCGAGATCCTCGGTGCGGGCATGGTCGACCCCAACGTGCTCAGCGCCTGCGGCTACGACCCGTCGCAGGTGTCGGGCTTCGCGTTCGGCATCGGCGTCGAACGTGTCGCGATGCTGCGTCACGGCGTCCGCGACATCCGCGACTTCTACGACGCCGACGCCCGCTTCCTGACCCACTTCTGA